The Corvus moneduloides isolate bCorMon1 chromosome 5, bCorMon1.pri, whole genome shotgun sequence genome includes a region encoding these proteins:
- the BOD1L1 gene encoding biorientation of chromosomes in cell division protein 1-like 1 isoform X4, giving the protein MATNPQPPPPPPPPPQQPPPLPGAGAGAGGGAAEPELVSMIVNHLKSQGLFDQFRRDCLADVDTKPAYQNLRQRVDNFVSNHLATHTWSPHLNKNQLRNNIRQQVLKSGMLESGIDRIISQVVDPKINHTFRPQVEKAVHEFLATLNHKEEAGPSTSPSEEKADASVTVQGVSATAPSANVASDAMSILETITSLNQEASAARASTETSNPKNNDKFAKKLSSQQSVDGSTDKERNAEDLPDREKAICDLSGEGAETLAKCEDLNELPCQSEEIKITAKDTNILTFTSKDIQQESEEVKSKLLDKSDKKPDSSEKSERRKEKKEKLDKKSDHSKKSDDTPKSKEEKQAKESEPVKQLVPEKNSNKHKTAESTKEENALIDSDMDVLSDITVSSVHTSDLSSFEEESEEEPVISDSTEEGEITSDEEEKNSQSKTKPHANELSDGKAKPVRHAYVRKPFLYSKYFSDSDDERTVEQRRQSIAKEKEERLLRRQINRERLEEKRKQKAAEKTKSLKTGNQNAKGKSGLHLEEPSSKNVESKTTGTSIKDVLKEQKFLEKKVALSRKRKRDSRHAEDSCRKKNEPSEEDSKEMQKTNETCEKNSSKELKHNHGKNEFSKQLRRLSEWGHSTEESKSDSKAEKEHKRRTSTSLQAEGTQQDNETRDPKKQLDKAEVNSEEPQKQKSIFKNEKHPKKDTDTEIQHMRNSAKKEAKSYRDKNEKERTALEDKLSLKHKYKGDGIHKSGEDVELHSFERSLKGEDGGQKHNQQIKVSSDDKCERKSKHRSERKVSVTGKDGKNPSESTLKAEELLRKENKKDRHLSRAECKTKRSLSDSKPQKDSLSASKQPASASHRRSESYSEDKHEIESTNSDSNIKHEDGVHKDRRRSKSLAEDKILLKSKSKSHNKQFKASEAELQELTKQDTGQKLDKDKSLEDNDSDKQHKSRNEDKGLEDSGAEFELGSGPQSTQGSQKDFSHRVKLHSGEKGSVKEKYRGDKDLSNSKLERRFSAEGHKSRNLKHSNKEVKKKDESIKLEDKGTKEMDSGHERLSNVTVAVDKKQSKKVSCENRKGSLSNQDLLKEEKQSASTTESSQAPAPQKAAMNHDGLHSGHAEELMELDLKKTKAQEASNIEGKNIQNSFQARDAKCAVKQKVSRSVSNKELKHSLADREACESQFLPAAEKTVEQEDTSNKQVGALDTLSKKASMAQGPSKQGASKMSIVDETSGRTLKNVASKDQASKDSRRPKNLKTVINSNSDDVPLAINSSREDAADAKSMDMDISDFTDSLGSMSKECHNSDGASLLEDAFLLKNDTAQVVYMEQDSAGPSSVMKDDGDTTIMANSIEKDNEVSRSGEQAVEDGTAGLCSQDYNEAAKSESSQDRELKRKEENLLSNITEDRGDVTTKELTLRIKEGECLNTDPSTKGERSTMDSVEKNKVHDTDYMIQSSSVLVPEGVPEETFKGSVIASGQEGTNVVGMEDKNESNAVGTSAGSSKPSSLYSSLQKTPATVIGTSTEKITESTAMATSTGGERAEGAPHSEKDSDATTTCSEEESEVTVICTSIEADEGFTTGVWVKSSEGCSFITGADIGDCTVAAAEEGGGSVVTEGLAESESFLTSTEGEENGDCTMVDAEEGGKDSVNPSRVEIEDSVNSAGTEEKDDAVTSAGSEEKRNTSTCVDTGKFESSVSCLGEMESDGAVTSAGTETGEGSTSGDNSGEFRGSVIAGQVKEHEGTVTCTGAEERGHNFIICSVTGTDTQGESAVTGECIAVVTNNSAMAGTSGDKSEDTINGESTVTSTGITPEDDAEISAVCTGLEDSNEGFVVCLEAEKCESLMDSTRAKEEASITTVSVGLCDDEGFVTSTGSKEEDEEGEDIVTSTGRGNEENEHASTCTGMESENALICIGAEEGESSIICIVAEQMEAESGVAGTDINKLTVDSMTSVEKEANCGTDCKNYKGIVESSVTSASAADEGALAAQKGKHEGTLLPSDAEECEGPMTSAMAVQDKTQFGAEDKHDNAMTSFDSRELDASVSSAVPKEDETSRTPSDREVKVKGDVISTSTVEDAPLHSAMDAEEGPLAVAGVNESGESSMILIDTEDTVPMPSTATEFKECVNTSSSKQEKDECTMISTSIVEEFEAPMSSAAIEYDGQLPSVKTEEINENAMVSIDMEVYEVPMPSESSTGGDDNSGDGSHPTASGKEEKDECAMISTSVVEEQVILMSGEVTEEAIQHNSDMESKNETLMISTSTAECFEAPMSSVAMQDENKLGASETEGRYEAAMITTSMTEECEIVLISAAPQAESQLIVAGDEDAVLSPNASEECKGVETTATVDEQFGLAAFNADGKSKGSVIFVGECGAPVLRVATNSEDQHTASNIGDKDEGAVITLSAMEECDSLFTFTVIEESQLAAESTEVKDKSEEIFNTANQIECILSTTGPEKSENSLLAIGRENETRESGARTESAASQATVDSEITETGENAVNLMSVDEALCVEISTETAESPSPEAGSDAALPKLAEELESTLKTGKSQQPESARSEEGCVDLQTKELQKDMLQRNTPLERETSHVENLATQVTEEHRSRGIQCESSETMEKEKCNQLIAQDVLKDDEQSQCSKMKPDNIKEVISGDAAEVSKEIDVTQTPPRSTVEEKDEFKIEQEMSEKKKRSLESNENSPEENQPVVVKRKRGRPRKYPLEAVQPGGGESKADMSTGNLQSPTFASRGKTPPTGKKIISASTYKTKNGRSKEGFHKNHM; this is encoded by the exons atGGCTACCAACCCCCAGCctccgccgcccccgccgccgccccctcagcagccgccgccgctgccgggggccggggccggcgcggggggcggcgcggccgAGCCCGAGCTGGTCTCCATGATCGTTAACCACCTCAAGAGCCAGGGGCTCTTCGACCAGTTCCGCCGCGACTGCTTGGCCGACGTGGACACCAAG CCTGCCTACCAGAATTTGAGACAGCGCGTTGACAACTTTGTTTCCAATCATTTGGCAACTCATACCTGGAGTCCTCATCTCAACAAAAACCAGCTGAGAAATAACATTAGACAGCAGGTTCTCAA GTCTGGAATGTTGGAATCGGGAATTGACAGAATTATTTCTCAGGTTGTGGACCCAAAGATCAACCACACATTCAGACCTCAGGTGGAAAAAGCTGTCCATGAATTTTTAGCCACATTGAATCACAAAGAGGAGGCAGGCCCCAGTACATCTCCAAGTGAGGAGAAAGCAGATGCTTCTGTTACAGTACAAG GTGTCTCTGCTACAGCTCCAAGTGCTAATGTAGCTAGTGATGCAATGTCCATTTTGGAAACAATAACTTCTCTTAACCAAGAAGCAAGTGCTGCCAGGGCTTCAACAGAGACCTCAAATCCCAAGAACAATGACAAATTTGCAAAAAAACTCTCATCTCAGCAGAGTGTGGATGGTAGCACTGATAAAGAGAGAAATGCGGAGGACTTGCCAGACAGAGAGAAAGCAATTTGTGACCTTTCTGGAGAAGGGGCTGAAACACTTGCAAAGTGTGAAGATTTAAATGAGCTTCCCTGccaaagtgaagaaataaaaataacagcaaaggATACTAATATTTTGACTTTTACAAGTAAGGATATTCAACAGGAAAGTGAAGAGGTAAAGAGTAAATTATTGGATAAATCTGACAAGAAACcagacagcagtgaaaaaagtgaaagaagaaaagaaaagaaggaaaagcttgACAAGAAGTCTGATCATTCAAAGAAAAGTGATGATACTCCAaagtcaaaagaagaaaagcaagcaaaagagTCGGAACCAGTGAAACAGTtagttccagaaaaaaatagcaataaacATAAAACAGCTGAAAGCACTAAAGAAG AAAATGCGTTAATAGATTCAGATATGGATGTACTCAGTGACATCACGGTCAGCTCTGTCCATACCAGTGACCTTTCTTCCTTTGAAGAGGAGAGCGAAGAGGAGCCTGTAATTTCTGACAGTACTGAAGAGGGGGAGATCACATCAG atgaagaggagaaaaacagtcAAAGTAAGACAAAGCCCCATGCTAACGAGCTGAGTGACGGGAAAGCCAAGCCCGTTCGCCATGCTTATGTTCGCAAGCCTTTCCTGTACTCCAAATACTTCAGTGATTCTGATGATGAACGAACTGTAGAACAGCGCCGTCAGTCCATT gccaaagaaaaagaagaaagactcCTTAGAAGACAAATTAACAGAGAGAGACTCGAAGAAAAACGTAAACAGAAGGctgcagaaaagacaaaatccCTAAAAACTGGAAATCAGAATGCTAAAG gaaaaagtGGCTTGCACTTAGAAGAACCTTCATCAAAAAATGTAGAGTCAAAAACTACTGGTACCAGCATTAAGGATGTGcttaaagaacagaaatttttggaaaaaaaagtggccctgagcagaaaaagaaaaagggattcAAG GCATGCTGAAGAtagctgcagaaagaaaaatgagccaTCTGAAGAAGATTCTAAGGAAATGCAAAAGACAAATGAG acttgtgaaaaaaattcttccaaagAATTGAAGCACAATCATGGGAAAAACGAATTCTCTAAACAACTTAGAAGACTTTCAGAATGGGGGCATTCAACTGAGGAAAGCAAAAGTGATTCTaaggcagaaaaagaacataaaagaaGAACCTCCACTTCTCTTCAGGCTGAAGGAACTCAGCAGGACAATGAAACAAGGGATCCaaaaaaacaactggataaagCAGAAGTCAATAGTGAAGAACCACAGAAGCAGAAATCCATATTTAAGAAtgaaaaacaccccaaaaaagaTACTGACACAGAAATTCAACATATGAGAAATTCTGCCAAAAAAGAAGCCAAGTCttacagagataaaaatgagaaggaaagaaCTGCTTTAGAAGATAAACTTTCTTTAAAGCACAAATATAAAGGAGATGGTATTCACAAGTCAGGTGAAGATGTTGAACTTCATTCATTTGAGAGAAGTTTGAAAGGAGAGGATGGTGGCCAGAAACATAATCAACAAATAAAGGTTTCCTCAGATGacaaatgtgaaagaaaaagtaaacacCGAAGTGAACGGAAAGTATCAGTAAcaggaaaggatggaaaaaacccttctgAATCAACCTTAAAAGCTGAAGAATtactgaggaaagaaaacaaaaaagacagaCATCTCTCAAGGGCAGAATGCAAGACCAAAAGGTCCTTGAGTGATTCTAAGCCACAGAAGGATTCCCTAAGTGCCTCAAAGCAACCTGCTTCAGCATCACATAGAAGAAGCGAAAGCTACTCAGAAGATAAACATGAAATAGAATCAACTAACTCTGATAGTAATATAAAACATGAAGATGGTGTTCATAAAGATAGACGAAGATCTAAGAGCCTTGCAGAAGACAAGATTTTGTTAAAGTCCAAGTCAAAGAGTCATAATAAACAGTTCAAAGCATCTGAAGCAGAATTACAGGAATTAACAAAACAAGACACTGGACAGAAACTAGACAAAGATAAGAGCCTGGAAGACAATGATTCAGATAAACAACACAAATCCAGAAATGAAGATAAAGGTTTGGAGGATAGTGGTGCTGAGTTTGAGCTTGGAAGTGGCCCACAGTCAACTCAGGGATCACAAAAAGACTTTAGTCACAGAGTTAAGTTACATTCTGGAGAAAAAGGCTCTGTAAAAGAGAAGTACAGAGGTGATAAAGATTTAAGTAATTCCAAACTAGAAAGAAGGTTCTCTGCTGAAGGTCATAAAAGCAGAAACTTAAAGCACAGCAACAAAGAAGTAAAGAAGAAGGACGAGAGCATCAAATTGGAAGATAAGGGTACTAAAGAAATGGACAGTGGGCATGAAAGATTGTCAAATGTCACAGTGGCAGTGGataagaaacaaagcaagaaagtatcctgtgaaaacagaaaaggcagTTTATCAAACCAAGATTTACTTAAGGAGGAAAAGCAATCAGCTAGCACAACTGAAAGCAGccaggctccagcccctcaaaaGGCAGCTATGAATCATGATGGCTTGCATTCTGGTCATGCGGAAGAGCTGATGGAActtgatttgaaaaaaacaaaagcacaggaAGCATCTAAcattgaaggaaaaaacattcaaaactcTTTCCAAGCCAGAGATGCCAAGTGtgcagtaaaacaaaaagtatCTCGTTCTGTTTCAAATAAGGAGTTAAAACACAGCTTGGCAGATCGTGAAGCCTGTGAATCGCAatttctgcctgcagctgaaaaaaCTGTTGAACAAGAAGATACTTCTAATAAACAAGTTGGTGCCTTAGACACTTTGTCCAAAAAAGCTTCTATGGCTCAAGGACCCAGTAAACAAGGGGCTTCTAAAATGAGCATTGTGGATGAAACAAGTGGTAGAACCTTAAAGAATGTGGCCAGTAAAGATCAGGCTTCAAAAGATAGCAGAAGACCAAAGAATTTAAAAACTGTGATAAATTCTAATTCAGATGATGTTCCTTTAGCAATTAATTCTTCAAGGGAAGATGCTGCTGATGCAAAGTCCATGGATATGGATATCTCGGATTTTACAGATTCTTTAGGTAGTATGTCTAAAGAATGCCATAATTCAGATGGGGCTTCCTTATTGGAAGATGCTTTCCTTTTGAAGAATGATACAGCACAGGTTGTATACATGGAGCAAGATAGTGCAGGGCCAAGTTCTGTCATGAAAGATGATGGTGACACCACCATCATGGCAAACAGTATAGAAAAAGATAATGAGGTGTCCCGGTCTGGTGAACAGGCAGTGGAAGACGGTACAGCTGGGTTATGTAGTCAAGATTACAATGAAGCAGCAAAGTCGGAAAGCTCTCAAGATAGggagttaaaaagaaaagaggaaaacttgTTGTCTAACATAACTGAAGATCGTGGAGATGTAACAACAAAAGAACTTACCCTAAGAATAAAAGAGGGAGAGTGCTTGAATACAGATCCCTCCAcaaagggagaaagaagcaCAATGGATagtgtggaaaaaaacaaggtgCATGACACTGATTATATGATCCAGTCTTCCTCTGTTTTAGTGCCTGAAGGAGTTCCTGAGGAAACTTTCAAAGGCTCTGTTATTGCCAGTGGGCAAGAAGGGACCAATGTGGTTGGCAtggaagacaaaaatgaaagtAATGCTGTAGGTACCAGTGCAGGAAGTAGTAAACCTAGTTCATTGTACAGCAGCCTACAAAAAACTCCAGCCACTGTGATAGGAACTAGCACAGAAAAGATCACTGAGAGCACTGCAATGGCAACTAGTACAGGAGGAGAAAGAGCTGAGGGTGCACCACATTCTGAAAAGGACAGTGATGCTACAACCACTTGctcagaagaagaaagtgaGGTGACAGTAATCTGCACAAGCATAGAAGCTGATGAAGGTTTCACAACAGGCGTATGGGTAAAAAGTAGTGAGGGTTGCAGTTTCATCACAGGAGCAGATATTGGTGACTGTACTgttgcagcagctgaagaaggTGGTGGCAGTGTTGTCACTGAAGGATTAGCAGAAAGTGAAAGTTTCCTAACAAGTacagaaggagaagaaaatggtgACTGTACCATGGTTGATGCAGAAGAGGGTGGTAAGGATTCAGTGAACCCAAGCAGAGTAGAAATTGAAGACAGTGTGAATAGTGCtgggacagaagaaaaagatgacGCTGTGACTAGTGCAGGCTCTGAAGAAAAGCGAAATACCTCAACTTGTGTAGATACAGGCAAATTTGAAAGTTCTGTGTCGTGCTTAGGTGAAATGGAGAGCGATGGAGCTGTAACTAGTGCAGGGACAGAAACAGGTGAAGGGTCCACCAGTGGTGATAATTCAGGTGAATTTAGGGGCAGTGTGATAGCTGGCCAAGTAAAAGAACATGAAGGTACTGTGACTTGCACAGGTGCAGAAGAAAGAGGTCATAACTTCATCATCTGCTCTGTGACTGGTACAGATACCCAAGGAGAAAGCGCTGTCACTGGTGAATGTATTGCAGTGGTCACAAACAACAGTGCCATGGCTGGAACTAGTGGTGACAAATCTGAAGATACTATAAATGGTGAAAGCACAGTGACCAGCACAGGCATAACCCCAGAAGATGATGCTGAAATTTCAGCCGTCTGCACAGGGCTAGAAGACAGCAATGAGGGATTTGTAGTTTGTttagaagctgaaaaatgtgaaagtcTAATGGACAGTACAAGGGCAAAGGAAGAAGCCAGTATCACTACAGTCAGCGTTGGTCTGTGTGATGATGAAGGTTTTGTGACTAGTACAGGCTCAAAAGAAGAGGATGAAGAAGGTGAGGACATTGTGACCAGTacaggaagaggaaatgaagaaaatgagcATGCTTCTACTTGTACAGGAATGGAAAGTGAAAATGCACTAATTTGTATAGGTGCAGAAGAAGGTGAAAGTTCCATTATCTGCATAGTTGCTGAACAAATGGAAGCTGAGTCAGGAGTGGCTGGCACAGATATAAATAAGCTTACTGTCGACAGCATGACAAGTGTAGAGAAAGAAGCTAATTGTGGCACAGACTGCAAAAATTACAAAGGCATTGTTGAAAGCAGCGTAACCAGTGCAAGTGCTGCAGATGAGGGTGCCTTAGctgcacagaaaggaaagcatGAAGGTACCTTGCTTCCCTCAGATGCTGAGGAGTGTGAGGGTCCCATGACTAGTGCTATGGCAGTGCAAGATAAGACTCAGTTTGGTGCTGAGGACAAACATGATAATGCCATGACTTCCTTTGACAGCAGAGAACTTGATGCCTCTGTAAGTAGTGCAGTTCCAAAGGAAGATGAAACTTCTCGTACTCCTTCTGACAGAGAAGTAAAAGTGAAAGGTGATGTCATCTCTACCAGCACAGTGGAAGATGCTCCCTTACATTCAGCCATGGATGCAGAAGAAGGTCCACTTGCTGTTGCAGGAGTAAATGAAAGTGGGGAAAGCTCTATGATCTTAATAGACACTGAAGACACAGTGCCTATGCCCAGCACAGCTACAGAGTTTAAAGAGTGTGTGAATACTTCTAGCAGTAAGCAGGAGAAAGATGAGTGCACTATGATTTCCACCAGTATAGTGGAGGAATTTGAGGCTCCTATGTCAAGTGCAGCTATTGAATATGATGGTCAGCTCCcctctgtgaaaacagaagaaataaatgagaatgCTATGGTTTCCATAGATATGGAAGTATATGAGGTTCCCATGCCTAGTGAATCCAGTACAGGAGGAGATGATAACAGTGGTGATGGGAGTCACCCAACTGCTAGTggtaaggaagaaaaggatgagTGTGCTATGATTTCCACAAGTGTTGTGGAAGAACAAGTAATCCTAATGTCAGGTGAAGTCACAGAAGAGGCGATTCAACATAACTCAGACATGGAgtcaaaaaatgaaacattaatgATCTCTACAAGTACAGCAGAATGTTTTGAAGCTCCTATGTCTAGTGTAGCTATGCAAGATGAAAACAAACTCGGTGCTtctgaaacagaaggaagatATGAAGCTGCTATGATCACTACAAGCATGACAGAAGAATGTGAGATAGTCCTGATCAGTGCAGCACCACAAGCTGAAAGTCAGCTCATTGTAGCAGGAGATGAAGATGCTGTTCTCTCTCCAAATGCATCAGAGGAATGTAAAGGTGTGGAGACCACTGCAACTGTAGATGAGCAGTTTGGACTAGCTGCTTTCAATGCAGATGGGAAAAGCAAAggttctgtgatttttgtggGAGAATGTGGAGCTCCTGTGCTAAGGGTTGCAACTAACAGTGAAGATCAACACACTGCTTCAAATATAGGAGATAAGGATGAGGGGGCAGTGATCACTCTGAGCGCAATGGAAGAATGTGATAGTCTCTTTACCTTTACAGTCATAGAAGAAAGTCAACTTGCTGCTGAGAGTACAGAAGTAAAAGAcaaaagtgaagaaatttttaataCTGCTAACCAGATTGAATGCATCCTATCAACTACAGGCCCCGAAAAAAGTGAGAATTCTTTGCTTGCTATTGGGAGAGAGAACGAGACACGTGAGAGTGGGGCGAGGACAGAATCGGCAGCATCTCAGGCCACAGTAGACAGTGAAATCACAGAAACGGGTGAAAATGCAGTGAACCTCATGAGTGTGGATGAGGCCCTCTGCGTGGAGATTAGTACAGAGACTGCTGAGAGTCCTTCCCCAGAGGCAG GCAGTGATGCAGCCTTACCAAAGTTGGCAGAAGAACTAGAAAGTACCTTGAAAACTGGCAAG TCACAACAGCCTGAAAGTGCAAGAAGTGAAGAGGGATGCGTGGATCTTCAAACTAAAGAATTGCAAAAAG atatgCTGCAGAGAAATACTCCTTTAGAAAGAGAAACTTCTCAT GTGGAAAACTTGGCTACCCAGGTAACTGAAGAACATAGATCTAGAGGAATACAATGTGAATCTTCAGAAacaatggagaaagaaaaat GCAACCAGCTGATTGCTCAGGATGTGCTAAAAGATGATGAACAAAGTCAGTGTTCCAAAATGAAACCTGATAACATTAAG GAAGTTATTTCAGGTGATGCAGCAGAAGTGTCCAAAGAAATTGATGTAACACAAACACCTCCTAGGAGTACTGTGGAAGAAAAAG ATGAATTTAAGATTGAACAGGAAatgtctgaaaagaaaaagcgCAGTCTAGAATCAAATGAAAATTCTCCAGAG gaaaatcaGCCTGTAGTAGTGAAACGCAAAAGGGGACGGCCTCGTAAATACCCTCTTGAAGCAGTACAACCTGGTG GTGGGGAGTCAAAAGCTGATATGAGCACTGGGAAT ctgcagtCTCCTACCTTTGcaagcagagggaaaacacCTCCAACAGGTAAGAAAATTATATCTGCCTCaacatataaaacaaaaaatggaagaagTAAAGAGGGTTTTCACAAAAATCACATGTGA